A window from Argopecten irradians isolate NY chromosome 3, Ai_NY, whole genome shotgun sequence encodes these proteins:
- the LOC138318065 gene encoding neuroendocrine protein 7B2-like, with amino-acid sequence MLSLILVAIVGLANGASYADLLSELNGLYDLDPSYFDDNLVSRSSPGDWGLSYRDATLNDPELLGEAALRDQEYLEQSPLWGYQSMSGGTGGGKENPKEVKTDKVLPAYCNPPNPCPIGYTAKDNCVETFSNTPENNRNLMKQQDCPCDSEHMLSCPNDKSRINTEAQSTDEISNMLQGIGLSDAVDENPYFGSTEDRISRVAKKSPHMIKKRTPEEYAEPTQKGGPTKLAKKSGENYDKQKIFLDLLDEFQ; translated from the exons ATGCTTTCCCTTATATTAGTCGCCATAGTTGGTTTGGCGAATGGCGCATCGTACGCGGACTTGCTCTCCGAGTTGAATGgtttgtatgaccttgaccccaGCTACTTTGACGATAACCTTGTAAGCAGGAGTTCTCCTGGAGACTGGGGCCTTTCCTACAGGGATGCCACACTCAATGACCCCGAACTACTGGGGGAAGCTGCTCTGAGGGACCAGGAGTACCTGGAGCAGAGCCCACTCTGGGGATATCAGTCGATGTCAG GCGGAACTGGCGGTGGCAAGGAAAACCCCAAGGAAGTGAAGACTGACAAGGTCCTACCAGCCTACTGTAACCCTCCCAACCCTTGCCCCATTGGATACACTG CCAAAGACAACTGCGTGGAGACCTTCTCTAACACCCCCGAGAACAACCGGAACTTGATGAAGCAGCAGGATTGTCCATGCGATTCCGAACACATGCTCAGTTGCCCCAATGACAAAAGCCGTATTAACACTGAAGCCCAGAGTACAGACGAGATCAGCAACATGCTGCAGGGCATCGGTCTTAGTGACGCTGTG GATGAGAACCCCTACTTTGGATCGACAGAAGACAGAATCTCCCGAGTCGCTAAAAAGAGTCCACATATGATTAAGAAAAGG ACACCAGAGGAGTATGCTGAGCCTACCCAGAAGGGAGGACCCACAAAGCTGGCCAAGAAAAGCGGAGAGAATTACGACAAGCAGAAGATTTTTCTTGATCTTCTGGACGAGTTTCAGTAG
- the LOC138318063 gene encoding fibrous sheath CABYR-binding protein-like isoform X2: protein MGNKSGKQKKKDKEAKNKEEAEEQKVNGTAEEKPAEEAASENPAAETANDNENEGEKGGGGDGGGEACDQAKAGDEAPQQTVTNTSETKTDNDNSTPASTGESVQSVDNNHSDTKEEVSPPSQTQSVVETSEPEKVVEVAKQEIVSETKAPVEETVAPQQETKVEVQPPTPVEEQPAPVEEPPAPPAPVEEPQAPVEEPPAPPAPVEEPPAPVEEPPAPVEEPPAPPAPVEESPAPVEEPPAPPAPVEEPPAPPAPVEEPPAPPAPVEEPPAPPAPVEEPPAPPAESTEQETKGDAPPLPENPPPSKTIATQFKWDNDGNTVLVSGSFNDWKEKVPLEKQEAVFSVTVDLPEGEYVYKFLVDDEWLINKNQPIKADNGIENNVIVVRPVG, encoded by the exons ATGGGGAATAAAAGTGGTAAGCAAAAGAAAAAGGACAAAGAGGCAAAGAACAAAGAGGAGGCTGAAGAACAAAAGGTAAACGGCACAGCAGAGGAGAAACCTGCAGAAGAAGCCGCGAGTGAAAATCCCGCAGCTGAAACAGCtaatgataatgaaaatgaaggtGAGAAAGGCGGTGGGGGTGATGGTGGTGGGGAGGCATGTGACCAGGCAAAGGCTGGGGACGAGGCACCACAACAAACTGTTACTAACACTAGTGAAACAAAGACTGACAATGACAATAGTACACCTGCCAGTACAGGGGAAAGTGTACAAAGTGTAGATAATAATCATTCTGATACTAAGGAAGAAGTGAGTCCCCCCAGTCAAACACAGTCTGTAGTAGAAACTAGTGAACCTGAAAAAGTAGTAGAAGTAGCAAAACAGGAAATAGTTAGTGAAACAAAAGCTCCTGTAGAGGAAACAGTTGCACCACAACAGGAAACAAAAGTAGAAGTACAGCCTCCCACGCCAGTGGAAGAACAACCAGCACCAGTGGAGGAACCACCTGCACCTCCAGCACCAGTAGAGGAGCCGCAAGCACCAGTAGAGGAGCCACCAGCACCACCTGCTCCAGTAGAGGAGCCACCAGCACCAGTGGAAGAGCCACCGGCGCCAGTGGAAGAGCCACCAGCACCAC CTGCTCCAGTGGAAGAGTCACCTGCACCAGTAGAGGAGCCACCGGCACCACCTGCACCAGTAGAGGAGCCACCGGCACCACCTGCTCCAGTGGAAGAACCTCCAGCACCACCTGCGCCTGTGGAAGAACCGCCAGCACCACCTGCACCTGTGGAAGAACCACCAGCACCACCTGCAGAAAGCACAGAACAGGAGACAAAAG GAGATGCGCCCCCTTTGCCTGAGAATCCTCCCCCCAGTAAG ACGATAGCCACCCAGTTTAAATGGGACAATGATGGAAACACTGTACTAGTCAGCGGCTCCTTCAACGACTGGAAGGAGAAGGTTCCTCTAGAGAAACA GGAGGCTGTGTTTTCTGTGACTGTTGACCTACCCGAGGGAGAATATGTTTACAAGTTCCTTGTCGATGATGAGTGGCTGATCAACAAAAACCAA CCAATTAAGGCCGATAATGGAATTGAGAACAATGTAATAGTTGTCCGACCAGTGGGTTGA
- the LOC138318063 gene encoding fibrous sheath CABYR-binding protein-like isoform X1 encodes MGNKSGKQKKKDKEAKNKEEAEEQKVNGTAEEKPAEEAASENPAAETANDNENEGEKGGGGDGGGEACDQAKAGDEAPQQTVTNTSETKTDNDNSTPASTGESVQSVDNNHSDTKEEVSPPSQTQSVVETSEPEKVVEVAKQEIVSETKAPVEETVAPQQETKVEVQPPTPVEEQPAPVEEPPAPPAPVEEPQAPVEEPPAPPAPVEEPPAPVEEPPAPVEEPPAPPAPVEETKAPVDEPSAPPAPVEEPPSQVEEPTAPPAPVEESPAPVEEPPAPPAPVEEPPAPPAPVEEPPAPPAPVEEPPAPPAPVEEPPAPPAESTEQETKGDAPPLPENPPPSKTIATQFKWDNDGNTVLVSGSFNDWKEKVPLEKQEAVFSVTVDLPEGEYVYKFLVDDEWLINKNQPIKADNGIENNVIVVRPVG; translated from the exons ATGGGGAATAAAAGTGGTAAGCAAAAGAAAAAGGACAAAGAGGCAAAGAACAAAGAGGAGGCTGAAGAACAAAAGGTAAACGGCACAGCAGAGGAGAAACCTGCAGAAGAAGCCGCGAGTGAAAATCCCGCAGCTGAAACAGCtaatgataatgaaaatgaaggtGAGAAAGGCGGTGGGGGTGATGGTGGTGGGGAGGCATGTGACCAGGCAAAGGCTGGGGACGAGGCACCACAACAAACTGTTACTAACACTAGTGAAACAAAGACTGACAATGACAATAGTACACCTGCCAGTACAGGGGAAAGTGTACAAAGTGTAGATAATAATCATTCTGATACTAAGGAAGAAGTGAGTCCCCCCAGTCAAACACAGTCTGTAGTAGAAACTAGTGAACCTGAAAAAGTAGTAGAAGTAGCAAAACAGGAAATAGTTAGTGAAACAAAAGCTCCTGTAGAGGAAACAGTTGCACCACAACAGGAAACAAAAGTAGAAGTACAGCCTCCCACGCCAGTGGAAGAACAACCAGCACCAGTGGAGGAACCACCTGCACCTCCAGCACCAGTAGAGGAGCCGCAAGCACCAGTAGAGGAGCCACCAGCACCACCTGCTCCAGTAGAGGAGCCACCAGCACCAGTGGAAGAGCCACCGGCGCCAGTGGAAGAGCCACCAGCACCACCTGCTCCAGTAGAGGAGACAAAAGCACCAGTAGATGAGCCATCGGCACCACCCGCTCCAGTGGAGGAGCCACCATCACAAGTGGAAGAGCCAACAGCACCACCTGCTCCAGTGGAAGAGTCACCTGCACCAGTAGAGGAGCCACCGGCACCACCTGCACCAGTAGAGGAGCCACCGGCACCACCTGCTCCAGTGGAAGAACCTCCAGCACCACCTGCGCCTGTGGAAGAACCGCCAGCACCACCTGCACCTGTGGAAGAACCACCAGCACCACCTGCAGAAAGCACAGAACAGGAGACAAAAG GAGATGCGCCCCCTTTGCCTGAGAATCCTCCCCCCAGTAAG ACGATAGCCACCCAGTTTAAATGGGACAATGATGGAAACACTGTACTAGTCAGCGGCTCCTTCAACGACTGGAAGGAGAAGGTTCCTCTAGAGAAACA GGAGGCTGTGTTTTCTGTGACTGTTGACCTACCCGAGGGAGAATATGTTTACAAGTTCCTTGTCGATGATGAGTGGCTGATCAACAAAAACCAA CCAATTAAGGCCGATAATGGAATTGAGAACAATGTAATAGTTGTCCGACCAGTGGGTTGA